Proteins encoded in a region of the Perca fluviatilis chromosome 8, GENO_Pfluv_1.0, whole genome shotgun sequence genome:
- the avpr1aa gene encoding arginine vasopressin receptor 1Aa — MHTPDYEFLSGGNQSLGFSPFNDRTMETLGNNTVHPNGSDPFARNEEVAQIEIMVLSITFVVAVIGNVSVLLAMYNTKKKMSRMHLFIKHLSLADLVVAFFQVLPQLCWKITFRFYGPDFFCRIVKHLQVMGMFASTYMMVMMTLDRYIAICHPLKTLQQPTKRSYIMIISTWICSLVFSTPQYFIFSLSEIQNGSNINDCWAHFIEPWGAKAYITWITVGIFLVPVVILMMCYGFICHSIWKNIKYKKRKSTDGVANKNGLIGKNSVSSITTISRAKLRTVKMTFVIVLAYTVCWAPFFTVQMWSVWDENFQWADSENTAVTLSALLASLNSCCNPWIYMVFSGHLLQDFVHCLSCCLKMNPDFKKEDSDSSLRRTTLLTKMANRSPTGSSSNWREMDNSPKSSIQAE; from the exons ATGCACACTCCTGACTATGAGTTTCTGAGCGGTGGGAACCAGTCTCTGGGTTTCAGTCCCTTTAATGACCGAACAATGGAAACGCTCGGAAACAACACCGTCCACCCGAATGGATCCGATCCGTTTGCGCGAAACGAAGAAGTGGCCCAAATCGAGATAATGGTCCTGAGCATCACCTTCGTGGTTGCTGTGATTGGGAATGTGAGCGTCCTGCTGGCAATGTACAACACTAAGAAGAAGATGTCGCGGATGCACCTTTTCATCAAACACCTCAGCCTGGCTGACCTGGTGGTCGCCTTCTTCCAGGTGCTGCCGCAGCTCTGCTGGAAGATCACCTTCCGCTTCTACGGTCCGGACTTTTTCTGCAGGATAGTCAAGCACCTACAGGTGATGGGGATGTTTGCGTCCACCTacatgatggtgatgatgaccCTGGACCGTTACATTGCCATCTGCCACCCTCTGAAAACCCTCCagcagcccaccaagcgctccTACATCATGATCATCTCCACGTGGATATGCAGCCTGGTGTTCAGCACTCCGCAGTACTTTATCTTCTCCCTTAGCGAGATCCAGAACGGCTCGAACATTAACGATTGCTGGGCGCACTTTATCGAGCCGTGGGGCGCCAAGGCGTACATCACCTGGATAACTGTGGGCATCTTTCTCGTGCCCGTGGTAATTCTCATGATGTGCTACGGATTCATCTGCCACAGCATATGgaaaaatatcaaatataaGAAAAGGAAATCGACGGATGGTGTTGCGAACAAGAACGGGCTGATTGGGAAGAATTCAGTCAGCAGCATTACAACTATATCAAGAGCCAAACTGAGGACTGTTAAGATGacttttgtgattgttttggcGTACACTGTTTGCTGGGCTCCGTTTTTCACAGTGCAGATGTGGTCGGTGTGGGATGAAAACTTTCAGTGGGCTG ATTCTGAGAACACAGCAGTGACTCTGTCTGCACTCCTTGCCAGTCTCAACAGCTGCTGTAACCCGTGGATATACATGGTCTTCAGCGGCCACCTCCTCCAGGATTTTGTGCACTGCCTCTCTTGCTGCCTCAAAATGAACCCTGACTTCAAGAAGGAGGACTCAGACAGCAGTCTCCGCAGAACAACATTGCTGACAAAGATGGCCAATCGGAGCCCTACGGGTAGTTCGAGCAACTGGCGAGAGATGGACAATTCTCCCAAATCTTCCATTCAGGCGGAGTAA